A single window of Dermochelys coriacea isolate rDerCor1 chromosome 14, rDerCor1.pri.v4, whole genome shotgun sequence DNA harbors:
- the MFSD6L gene encoding major facilitator superfamily domain-containing protein 6-like, which yields MSTNKQWDVSKALAVASLFHFLYSAGNACVIPFLTLYFRQLGLTAPLVGIIIGIKHLISSLWAPLCFYFAKSHSKRKVLITGSLLCSVGTGLLLTLVPPLSKDVMYKYCNISQQSSSLLNAIEVPDVSLNNLSAVNPNTVTNKEMVSAETLRTAISVLVTSGKPSLTSSAFQELFTFMDAQKKNSERTSEVGTIADHYHNRPSGKIASMNAINQMIQELETLASNETQIHRLEKETKTPEVGLLNVNGSPEKNLSIGGSTEFSLFQTNPHPAGRASYVFENLSSHSEKVRDVNFELLQDINFLDREHQIFLMVLGAVVFWELLAAPLEWMVDDSLYEYLDFVDATDRYGKLWVWNYLGASGGACSITIFVDQLNCFLSAKISRLTVHFYGYAVLITLALLISVFLPIHVSKKTEHVNKTVKALNLIGSDGRTILSAVTVFLTGVIGSTVQNFLFWQMQDRGSSELYMGLSVAIGLIAEILLYVFKSKLLRALSSSGTVALSLSCLSAQLLYYSFLWNAWSVLPIQMLCAFSNGALWWAVNMSVDDVASPGTERTLHIVLQGLSYGCGATLGSFAGGFVVSNFGLAVLYRACSISLALWLILFLIVQSKLPRQKKINYSRLLAADPSDESDSDEEKERDWLVKAMKNENFNSNW from the coding sequence ATGAGTACAAATAAACAGTGGGATGTTAGCAAAGCGCTGGCTGTTGCCAGCCTCTTCCATTTTCTTTACAGTGCAGGAAATGCCTGTGTGAttccatttttaactctttacttCCGGCAGCTGGGGTTGACAGCCCCTTTAGTAGGTATTATCATAGGAATTAAGCACTTGATATCATCTCTCTGGGCTCCACTATGCTTCTACTttgcaaagagccacagtaaaaGGAAAGTTCTCATTACTGGATCATTGCTGTGTTCAGTGGGAACTGGTTTGCTGCTTACACTTGTCCCACCCTTGAGCAAGGATGTCATGTACAAATATTGTAATATAAGCCAGCAATCAAGTAGCTTATTGAATGCAATAGAGGTTCCTGACGTGAGTCTGAACAATCTGAGTGCTGTAAATCCCAATACTGTTACCAATAAAGAAATGGTATCTGCAGAAACACTAAGAACAGCTATAAGTGTTTTGGTGACGAGTGGAAAGCCATCGCTAACAAGTTCAGCTTTCCAAGAATTGTTTACCTTTATGGATGCACAAAAGAAGAATAGTGAAAGAACTAGTGAAGTGGGTACAATTGCAGACCATTACCATAATAGGCCTTCTGGCAAGATAGCTTCTATGAATGCAATTAACCAGATGATACAAGAACTTGAGACACTCGCTTCAAATGAAACGCAAATCCATAGGCTTGAGAAGGAAACCAAAACTCCAGAGGTTGGGCTGCTGAATGTGAATGGTAGTCCTGAGAAAAATCTTTCTATTGGTGGAAGTActgaattttctttatttcaaacCAACCCTCACCCTGCTGGTCGAGCTTCTTACGTTTTTGAGAATCTGTCAAGTCACTCGGAGAAAGTTCGGGATGTCAACTTTGAGCTCCTACAAGATATTAACTTTCTTGACCGTGAGCACCAGATTTTTctcatggtgctaggtgctgttgtGTTTTGGGAGCTGTTGGCTGCACCTCTTGAATGGATGGTTGATGACAGTCTTTATGAATATCTTGACTTTGTTGACGCAACTGACAGATATGGGAAGCTTTGGGTTTGGAATTATTTGGGTGCATCTGGAGGAGCCTGCAGTATCACCATATTTGTGGATCAGTTGAACTGCTTCCTCAGTGCTAAAATCTCTCGTCTCACTGTGCACTTCTATGGCTATGCTGTACTGATCACACTCGCGTTGCTCATCAGTGTCTTTCTTCCTATCCACGTTTCCAAGAAAACAGAGCATGTGAACAAAACTGTCAAAGCTCTGAACCTCATTGGAAGTGATGGCCGAACGATTCTCTCTGCTGTCACCGTCTTCCTTACAGGAGTCATTGGATCTACTGTGCAGAATTTTCTCTTCTGGCAAATGCAGGACCGAGGCAGTAGTGAATTATACATGGGTCTCTCGGTGGCTATTGGACTGATTGCTGAAATTCTGCTTTATGTCTTCAAAAGCAAGTTACTAAGGGCTCTCTCAAGTAGTGGTACTGTTGCACTGAGTTTAAGCTGCCTTTCAGCACAGCTTCTGTACTATTCATTCCTGTGGAATGCATGGTCAGTACTGCCTATTCAGATGTTGTGTGCCTTCAGCAATGGTGCCTTATGGTGGGCAGTTAATATGTCGGTTGACGATGTAGCCagtcctgggacagagagaactctGCACATTGTCCTCCAGGGCCTCTCATATGGTTGTGGAGCTACCTTGGGAAGCTTTGCAGGGGGATTTGTTGTGAGCAACTTTGGCTTGGCAGTTCTGTACAGGGCATGCTCTATAAGTTTGGCACTGTGGTTAATCTTGTTCCTGATTGTCCAGTCTAAGTTGCCTCggcagaaaaaaattaattattctcGTCTCCTGGCGGCAGATCCTAGTGATGAGAGTGACTCAGACGAGGAGAAGGAAAGGGACTGGCTAGTGAAAGCTATGAAAAATGAGAACTTCAATAGTAATTGGTAA